A region from the Ptychodera flava strain L36383 chromosome 10, AS_Pfla_20210202, whole genome shotgun sequence genome encodes:
- the LOC139142499 gene encoding serine-rich adhesin for platelets-like isoform X1: protein MADFATGRLRSPAEKENRSNMVVKDLSSRGLKRIERSQSTSSEQHCTTLILDKNAVSKIENLECYESLQQLSISNNRLVRMNGVARLHTLRVLNLPNNSIQSIEGLRELFDLEWLNLSGNSIKNIENLSTNLRLRHLDLSDNSIATISDISNLSNLKTLLLHGNILTSLRSIPAYFPTGIEILSLAENEITDLNEVSYVSCLLSLQQLSIMNNPCVLMTNADGHGFDYRPYAINWCLKLKILDSLPVSQKESLKAEWLYSQGKGRNYRPGQHAQLVEYLSHVSPLTMSSDLQSQQDEKLNKILSKRQFYQQQQLHDSRGRLTEKSLDTSFKQPERSSSPTPSKSSSPKRKRSPRKDQSQMKDSTISSPKSMPTKAWGSTVGDHNQNVINRAHFHPAENYRDTSLGVVIHDLEEDNSDLSSTLNNSLLQSESIYLPASSDLDEDNYELRPTTAPPYAGYSNKHLTDIIGADDYKRPASAEIMPVKPQSGRKSPVQHVSMSALDRNESVRTPLNLGSTSNPKGRELKSAALPNGKVAPVKFHQPDKKFTKLSPKKDSPQKTPSSKSTFQAHEDKPIKTFNQSDIPNRIAANLMLTPEPARRSVRSPSPLLGDKKKQSSKSQSPHKNQKRRKAPNIGSDTEGSDGAIMQNGLDGIKKRVAERKKDRLPPSRGDPGVIELRRTFTKDSPPKARSRVSAKPLPTKPLDTNFINRIAMVGVEDVREATKIQAWWRGHCARQHNPKVVKAREMIRRQRVEDHIKELNAELERTKQMYVQEKKMRTLQMEAIKFLWEQVQALHQWKEDFTQDKHVSQEQQSVSATAAALAQQTENEASVKEAQLEKKCTELQQQVTVLQNALSVMTGQLQAPKPSAGNGAAENVQDRNQHTQAASRPKTKDRTSPKKTGIPTPPRNLSLQNRPDNSVMLKWEASTISDSTDHKVTGYKVFVNGNAEGTVEGNDTWAIIEGLLSDIVYKFTVRGVSEAGESPDSNTVVTQLASTPPRATELRDKPNQEDPPPRRRGSTGSRKTSRDSSGSAPPRRASTGSRSSSRGPSKATDKADVKDKKTSSSGSQKKSSGEQGETVRKDEHKKVHGIEKRPSREELRDVRKHDVKEEKSDDIIKNTEKPVPQKIENAEHIVEKEVKSGSPPERSHEPRRRKSKDVVKTLERKPREHDHASDIAVPDPSHSGKGPAAERSTEDVKVSEKSVDKVSIAGDGAVQAEATEEKRLVSKRRKSKEDTRGSEVKSKETEPAEERAKQSLTSSEKSHETKRKKSKESMKGSEKKAQDGKVVYEKDIQNEEPVPKSSETRRRKSKEDAKLLEKNLEDAKHTGDKALRSEDAVEKSHEARRKKSKEDKVSDKLKDTELQDETTGQNTAPSGKKHESKRRKSKESSKPSEKKQENLEDDDGTEQSAKPIEKSPETKRRRSKEKKTRRSKEETKERRKERRNSRKEEKQNEEVPKKKKKKNGDSPESKAAKATGRSQARTRSDSGNSETHTTDEAVTSETQKHTEEVSIQGESDSSQDKSSSHRRRVPQVESQVSGTKGSKERVQSKVPKTLSDTEAEKHDAGDRIPAGKDTRKEDGANLSGERTKSPSPSDVPETQTDAATEEKIVRKSEKDLPDDVDLKTYEITTVIAHESKEEDTEKKESDSDEEKQESQSEVPPPAMVRTDAREPLYIDTEAAKAHGSKPLHGHHCILDADAPVQISTVIDTPFHGAKLLSKSSPDAKTKRKSSRHRSGSTSSMRSSPKKPPRESVSEPSSPTSPLTPEKLRELASSLPNSPSTSKEKSAEDKRQAAMKSGQNTSPMPQGEVRQSFDEARESIKRSLAASISDVMLSWNSDSINFDLSGRPEDSSCVPDQNTPDTVQENRVQKMVDLLDDSSSHKKPAVGSHGEQQGLQKQPGEAIVVEDDGTDAVEFLDITSQDVSTDENGKVICRSPPTQSENIVSVGSQDLMQGDKTQTDANMNGGQNVESKEKTDPATSATDGQKSDTKPGEGGNTGNSYEQGSFASLADQRKHLYVRTDATSLPAEQGSHTHGSTFTPRSQSSSAISTLHSPNSHSPQTCHDSYGDRNAFSPPPTPPSSRMPGPTISPHDGGSGKATGQEEAPRTKTVRSRSQSPSQIPRLIKSSKTSPIQIHSFSSQSAPSYQKSTSLTDQSRGKETSPSSMDPLRNQERLPSPNDLSHGRSSLPCRSQSGKRLQRSQSMEGKSFNVFVKSKNRRKLSQPEMTLYRNVSTDNTSVDSRDVSPFRHETNRIKSSISQPNLSAIHSTPTHPQPQKITPSRIPRSTSLEKLGCKRAAARSGQRSIPSKLIPSQSEDRLSGKSDSLFETRKRFSDEYSNSTAMDSVEMNNQDKINVKVVPDPHHENQVVSVNATRECSKSVISRGPDKSVKSDSRTNERSSDSSFKTASGPSVDLTDQAPSASPASHSVLFKESSRPADQSAGGLQRPAQPARETKCVSYSPSFRSSSPSSISGSDCTGEKSTNQGNACDSDDAPVPFHSNSSHSDSKFFPISSDLSNLTYITDVNTTDHNRNSNFQAHSRNSADHHNLHDNISDVNIIDSNHSNQINTESNSSSNTAVKSRVAALLARFHDDLRKS from the exons CGGGTTTGATTATCGACCGTATGCCATCAATTGGTGTctcaaactgaagattttggaCAGTCTCCCAGTCTCCCAGAAAGAGAG TTTGAAAGCTGAGTGGTTGTACAGCCAAGGCAAGGGAAGGAACTACCGGCCGGGCCAGCACGCTCAGCTTGTGGAGTATTTAAGCCATGTTAGTCCCCTAACGATGTCATCAGAT TTACAATCCCAACAAGACGAAAAACTTAACAAGATCCTCAGCAAACGGCAATTCTACCAACAGCAGCAGCTCCACGACTCCCGCGGTCGCCTCACAGAGAAAAGCCTCGACACCAGCTTCAAGCAGCCGGAGCGGTCCTCCTCGCCGACGCCGTCCAAGAGCTCCTCACCGAAACGAAAGAGGTCGCCGAGAAAAGACCAGAGCCAGATGAAGGACAGCACCATCTCCAGCCCCAAGAGCATGCCGACGAAAGCGTGGGGCTCCACCGTCGGGGATCACAACCAGAACGTGATCAACAGGGCGCACTTCCACCCTGCAGAAAATTACAGAGATACCTCATTGGGTGTAGTCATTCATGATTTGGAAGAAG ACAATTCTGACCTCAGCAGCACTCTTAACAACAGCTTGCTGCAGTCCGAGTCAATATACCTCCCAGCATCTTCTGACCTAGATGAAGACAACTACGAGCTGAGGCCCACGACAGCGCCTCCCTATGCAGGCTACAGTAATAAACACCTGACTGACATCATCGGCGCCGACGACTATAAGAGACCGGCCTCTGCTGAAATTATGCCAGTGAAACCTCAGTCTGGCAGAAAGAGCCCCGTGCAGCACGTTAGTATGAGTGCCTTGGACCGAAATGAGAGCGTCAGAACGCCCCTGAATCTCGGCAGCACGTCAAACCCCAAAGGCAGAGAACTCAAATCAGCTGCTCTTCCAAACGGAAAAGTTGCTCCCGTGAAATTTCATCAGCCTGACAAAAAGTTCACGAAACTGTCACCGAAAAAGGACTCGCCGCAGAAAACGCCCAGCAGTAAGTCCACTTTCCAGGCGCATGAAGACAAACCAATAAAGACTTTCAATCAGTCCGATATCCCCAATCGAATCGCCGCTAACCTCATGCTGACCCCCGAACCTGCCAGAAGGTCTGTGCGATCCCCATCTCCGTTGCTAGGCGACAAGAAAAAACAATCATCCAAGAGTCAGTCCccacacaaaaatcaaaagaggaGGAAAGCCCCGAATATTGGGAGTGACACGGAAGGCAGTGATGGCGCCATCATGCAAAACGGACTAGATGGCATTAAAAAGAGAGTGGCGGAGCGAAAGAAGGACAGGCTCCCGCCCTCGAGGGGGGATCCTGGGGTCATTGAATTGAGAAGGACTTTTACCAAAGACTCGCCGCCGAAGGCGCGCAGCAGAGTGTCTGCCAAACCCTTGCCAACGAAACCATTGGACACTAACTTCATCAACAGGATTGCAATGGTAGGGGTTGAGGATGTCCGTGAGGCCACCAAGATTCAGGCGTGGTGGAGGGGACACTGCGCTAGGCAGCACAATCCCAAAGTAGTCAAAGCACGTGAGATGATACGTAGGCAGAGAGTGGAAGACCACATCAAGGAGCTCAATGCTGAATTAGAAAG GACCAAACAGATGTACGtgcaagagaaaaaaatgagaaCGCTACAAATGGAGGCTATCAAGTTTCTATGGGAACAG GTACAGGCCCTACATCAGTGGAAGGAAGATTTCACCCAAGACAAGCACGTCTCTCAGGAACAGCAGTCTGTGAGTGCCACCGCAGCCGCTCTTGCCCAGCAAACGGAGAATGAGGCCTCGGTGAAAGAGGCCCAGCTAGAAAAGAAGTGCACTGAGCTTCAGCAACAG GTAACAGTCTTGCAAAATGCACTGTCAGTCATGACTGGGCAGCTACAAGCACCAAAACCTTCAGCTGGGAATGGTGCAGCTGAAAATGTACAGGACAGAAATCAGCACACACAG GCTGCTAGCAGACCGAAGACCAAAGACAGAACATCACCCAAGAAGACAGGAATACCCACACCACCCAGAAACCTATCTTTGCAAAACCGACCAGACAACAGTGTGATGCTGAAGTGGGAAGCATCCACAATCTCAGACTCCACAGACCACAAAGTGACAGGCTACAAGGTGTTTGTCAACGGCAACGCCGAGGGTACTGTGGAAGGCAACGATACTTGGGCTATCATAGAAGGGCTTCTTTCAGATATAGTCTACAA GTTTACTGTGAGGGGTGTTTCAGAAGCTGGTGAATCTCCTGACTCCAACACTGTAGTCACTCAGCTGGCGTCCACTCCACCACGTGCAACCGAGCTCCGCGACAAACCCAACCAGGAAGATCCACCCCCAAGGAGGCGAGGCAGCACAGGAAGCCGCAAGACATCAAGAGATTCATCGGGGTCAGCGCCGCCCAGGCGTGCCTCAACTGGTAGCAGGTCAAGCAGCCGAGGTCCAAGCAAAGCCACGGACAAAGCTGATGTCAAAGACAAAAAAACGTCTTCTTCTGGAAGTCAAAAGAAGAGCAGCGGAGAACAGGGGGAGACAGTCAGGAAGGATGAGCACAAGAAAGTCCATGGCATTGAAAAAAGGCCAAGCAGAGAAGAACTTAGAGATGTGAGGAAGCATGATGTGAAGGAAGAGAAGAGTGATGACATCATAAAGAATACAGAAAAGCCTGTCCCGCAGAAGATAGAAAATGCTGAACATATTGTTGAAAAGGAAGTTAAAAGTGGGTCTCCTCCGGAGAGATCTCATGAACCAAGGCGACGGAAGAGTAAAGATGTTGTTAAAACTTTGGAGAGAAAGCCTAGAGAACATGACCATGCAAGTGACATTGCTGTGCCAGACCCAAGTCATTCAGGGAAGGGCCCTGCAGCAGAGAGGAGCACCGAAGATGTCAAGGTATCAGAGAAGAGTGTTGATAAAGTAAGCATTGCAGGTGACGGGGCTGTGCAAGCTGAAGCCACCGAGGAAAAACGGCTTGTCTCAAAAAGGAGAAAGAGCAAAGAGGACACAAGAGGGTCAGAGGTCAAGTCCAAAGAGACAGAGCCTGCAGAAGAAAGGGCCAAACAAAGTCTAACATCCTCAGAGAAAAGCCATGAGACAAAGAGAAAAAAGAGCAAAGAGAGCATGAAGGGTTCTGAGAAGAAAGCCCAAGATGGGAAAGTGGTATATGAGAAGGACATACAAAATGAAGAACCTGTTCCCAAAAGCAGTGAAACAAGGAGACGTAAGAGTAAAGAGGATGCTAAGCTCCTGGAGAAGAACCTTGAAGATGCCAAACACACTGGTGACAAGGCTTTACGAAGTGAAGATGCTGTAGAAAAAAGTCATGAAGCGAGGAGAAAGAAGAGCAAGGAAGACAAAGTGTCTGACAAACTGAAAGATACTGAACTCCAGGACGAGACCACAGGGCAGAACACAGCCCCATCAGGAAAGAAGCATGAATCAAAAAGAAGAAAGAGCAAAGAGAGTTCAAAGCCTTCGGAGAAGAAGCAGGAGAACTTGGAAGATGATGATGGGACAGAGCAGAGTGCAAAACCCATAGAGAAGAGTCCGGAAACCAAGAGGCGGAGAAGCAAAGAGAAGAAGACGCGGAGAAGCAAAGAAGAGACAAAGGAAAGGAGAAAAGAGAGAAGAAACAGCAGAAAGGAAGAAAAGCAGAATGAAGAAGTTCccaaaaagaagaagaagaagaatggAGACAGCCCAGAAAGTAAAGCAGCCAAAGCTACAGGCCGCTCCCAGGCACGGACACGATCTGACTCAGGTAACTCTGAAACACATACAACTGATGAAGCAGTGACTTCtgagacacaaaaacacacagagGAAGTAAGCATACAAGGTGAAAGTGATTCTTCACAAGATAAGAGTAGTTCTCACAGGCGGCGGGTGCCTCAAGTTGAAAGTCAAGTTTCAGGGACAAAGGGGAGTAAAGAGAGGGTTCAAAGTAAAGTGCCTAAGACTTTGTCTGACACTGAAGCTGAAAAACATGATGCTGGCGATAGAATTCCAGCAGGAAAGGATACGAGAAAAGAAGATGGAGCTAATCTCTCAGGAGAGAGAACAAAGTCGCCAAGTCCTTCAGATGTTCCCGAAACACAAACGGATGCTGCTACAGAAGAAAAAATTGTGCGGAAAAGTGAAAAAGACTTGCCGGATGATGTTGATCTGAAGACCTATGAAATCACCACTGTAATTGCCCATGAGTCCAAGGAAGAAGATACTGAGAAGAAAGAATCTGACTCTGATGAAGAGAAACAAGAATCTCAGAGTGAAGTGCCTCCACCAGCGATGGTAAGAACAGATGCTAGGGAGCCACTCTACATAGACACCGAAGCTGCAAAGGCACATGGTTCAAAGCCTCTCCATGGCCATCACTGTATTCTTGATGCTGATGCGCCCGTTCAGATAAGCACAGTAATCGATACACCTTTCCATGGTGCTAAACTTCTGAGCAAGTCGTCGCCAGATGCCAAAACCAAGAGAAAATCATCGCGTCATAGAAGTGGGTCCACATCCTCAATGAGGAGCTCCCCAAAGAAGCCTCCAAGAGAGTCAGTCTCTGAGCCAAGCTCACCGACCAGTCCCCTCACCCCAGAGAAGCTGAGAGAGCTGGCGAGCTCCCTGCCAAATTCCCCATCCACTTCAAAGGAAAAGTCTGCGGAAGACAAACGGCAAGCAGCCATGAAAAGTGGGCAAAATACCTCCCCCATGCCTCAGGGAGAAGTGAGGCAGAGTTTTGATGAAGCGAGGGAAAGCATCAAGAGATCGCTTGCCGCCAGTATCAGCGATGTGATGCTCAGTTGGAACTCTGATAGTATAAACTTTGATTTGAGTGGAAGGCCCGAAGACTCCAGCTGTGTTCCCGATCAGAATACCCCAGACACTGTCCAGGAAAACAGAGTACAGAAGATGGTGGACCTGCTGGATGATTCAAGTAGCCACAAGAAACCTGCTGTGGGGTCGCACGGTGAGCAGCAGGGCCTTCAGAAGCAACCTGGAGAAGCAATTGTTGTGGAAGACGACGGAACAGATGCAGTAGAATTTCTTGATATTACAAGCCAGGATGTGTCAACCGATGAAAATGGAAAGGTCATCTGTAGGTCTCCGCCAACTCAGTCGGAGAATATTGTCAGTGTTGGGTCACAGGATCTCATGCAAGGGGACAAAACCCAAACAGATGCCAATATGAATGGAGGTCAGAATGTTGAAAGTAAAGAGAAGACTGACCCAGCAACGTCCGCAACGGATGGACAGAAATCTGATACCAAACCTGGAGAGGGCGGCAACACAGGTAACTCATATGAGCAGGGCAGCTTTGCCAGCCTCGCTGACCAACGCAAGCATTTGTACGTAAGAACAGACGCTACGTCACTGCCAGCTGAACAAGGCAGCCACACTCACGGCTCCACTTTCACGCCAAGGTCTCAGAGCTCATCAGCTATTTCTACTTTGCATTCACCTAATTCTCATAGCCCCCAGACATGCCATGACTCATACGGTGACAGGAATGCATTCTCACCCCCACCAACACCACCCAGCAGTAGAATGCCCGGGCCTACTATTTCACCTCATGACGGGGGTTCTGGCAAG GCAACGGGTCAAGAGGAGGCTCCGCGGACGAAGACAGTTAGATCTCGGTCACAGAGCCCAAGCCAGATTCCAAGGTTGATCAAGTCCAGCAAAACTTCCCCCATACAGATTCATTCTTTCAGCAGCCAATCAGCACCCAGCTATCAGAAATCAACATCATTGACGGACCAATCACGGGGCAAAGAAACATCACCATCCTCAATGGATCCATTACGGAACCAGGAGAGGTTGCCGTCCCCAAATGACCTTTCACATGGTAGAAGCAGTCTGCCATGTCGTAGCCAATCAGGGAAAAGATTGCAGAGAAGTCAGAGCATGGAGGGTAAAtcattcaatgtttttgttaaatcaaaAAATAGGAGAAAATTGAGCCAACCAGAAATGACACTGTACAGAAATGTTAGCACAGATAATACATCTGTCGATTCCAGGGATGTCTCTCCATTCAGACACGAAACAAACAGAATAAAGAGCAGCATCTCCCAGCCTAATCTCTCGGCCATCCACAGTACCCCTACCCACCCCCAACCCCAGAAAATAACTCCCTCCAGAATACCACGCAGTACTTCACTGGAGAAACTAGGTTGCAAACGAGCAGCAGCCAGGTCAGGTCAACGTTCAATCCCGTCCAAGTTGATTCCCAGCCAGTCAGAAGACAGATTGTCTGGCAAGTCGGACTCTCTGTTTGAGACCAGGAAAAGGTTTTCCGATGAATATAGCAACAGCACTGCCATGGACAGTGTCGAGATGAATAATCAGGATAAGATCAATGTCAAAGTTGTGCCGGACCCCCACCATGAAAATCAGGTCGTATCAGTCAATGCTACGAGAGAATGTTCAAAATCTGTGATCAGTCGGGGTCCGGACAAAAGTGTCAAATCTGATTCGCGTACCAATGAGAGATCTTCTGACTCAAGCTTCAAAACTGCCAGTGGCCCATCAGTGGACCTCACTGATCAGGCCCCAAGCGCCAGCCCAGCTAGCCATTCAGTTTTGTTTAAAGAATCAAGCCGCCCTGCTGACCAATCAGCAGGGGGCTTACAACGGCCAGCCCAGCCTGCCAGAGAAACGAAGTGTGTTTCATATTCCCCATCCTTTCGTAGTAGTAGCCCTAGTAGCATTAGCGGGTCTGATTGTACCGGGGAGAAATCAACCAATCAGGGTAATGCATGTGATTCTGATGATGCACCAGTACCCTTTCATAGCAACAGTTCCCATAGCGATAGCAAATTTTTTCCTATTTCTTCAGATTTAAGTAACCTTACCTATATCACCGATGTAAATACAACCGACCATAACAGAAATAGCAACTTTCAGGCACATAGTCGCAATAGCGCAGATCACCATAATCTCCATGACAACATTAGTGATGTAAATATCATAGATAGTAACCATAGTAACCAAATCAATACAGAAAGTAATTCAAGTAGTAATACAGCTGTAAAATCTAGAGTAGCTGCTCTTTTAGCCAGATTTCATGATGATCTCAGAAAATCGtag